From one Triticum aestivum cultivar Chinese Spring chromosome 4B, IWGSC CS RefSeq v2.1, whole genome shotgun sequence genomic stretch:
- the LOC123091102 gene encoding flavonoid O-methyltransferase-like protein Os11g0303600 gives MKVATMAAQAQQLTVPTEAELLQGQADLWRHSLYYMTSMAFQCAVKLGVPTTIHSLGGAASLPDLVTALSLPPAKLPYLRRIMRLLATSGVFAADNAADVVTYYRLTPLSWLLLDGVAVDGHPSQTSIVLAATSRHCLEAAMGLSDWFQKDVVASPFEDLHGVTLFDESMAKHDPEVDAVFNEALASHDNSGFLTVLRECGALFQGLESLTDCCGGDGTTARAIVEAFPQIKCTVLDLPRVIDNVPADGVVNYLAGDMFKSVPPAQAVLIKLVLHHWSDEDCMKILAQCKKAIPSREEGGKVIVIDIVVDSSSGPTHEAELLMDVAMMVMTNGRQRDETDWSEIFTKAGFSDYKLVKKLGARGVFEVYP, from the exons ATGAAGGTAGCAACAATGGCGGCCCAGGCTCAGCAATTGACCGTTCCCACCGAGGCGGAGCTTCTGCAGGGGCAGGCCGACCTTTGGCGCCACAGCCTCTACTACATGACCTCCATGGCATTCCAGTGCGCCGTCAAGCTCGGCGTCCCGACCACCATCCACAGCCTGGGTGGCGCGGCATCGCTGCCTGATCTGGTCACCGCACTGTCCCTTCCACCCGCCAAACTGCCTTACCTCCGTCGCATCATGCGGCTGCTGGCCACGTCCGGCGTCTTCGCCGCCGACAACGCCGCCGACGTGGTCACCTACTACCGCCTGACCCCCCTGTCCTGGCTCCTCCTTGACGGCGTCGCCGTAGATGGCCACCCAAGCCAAACCTCCATTGTGCTTGCCGCAACCTCGAGGCACTGCCTTGAGGCTGCCATGGGGCTCTCCGACTGGTTCCAGAAGGACGTCGTGGCGTCGCCGTTCGAGGATCTCCATGGTGTGACCCTCTTCGACGAGAGCATGGCGAAACATGACCCTGAGGTCGACGCCGTGTTCAACGAAGCCCTGGCGTCCCATGATAATTCCGGGTTCCTCACGGTCTTGCGGGAGTGCGGCGCCCTCTTCCAGGGGCTGGAGTCCCTGACCGACTGCTGTGGCGGCGACGGCACGACCGCAAGGGCCATCGTGGAGGCCTTTCCGCAAATCAAGTGCACCGTGCTCGACCTTCCGCGGGTGATCGACAATGTCCCTGCCGACGGTGTCGTTAACTACCTGGCCGGTGACATGTTCAAGTCCGTCCCACCTGCTCAGGCTGTGTTGATCAAG CTTGTGCTGCACCACTGGAGTGATGAGGACTGCATGAAGATCCTTGCTCAATGCAAGAAGGCCATCCCTTCGCGGGAAGAGGGAGGGAAAGTGATTGTGATCGACATAGTTGTAGACTCTTCTTCGGGACCAACGCACGAAGCAGAGCTCCTGAtggatgtagccatgatggtgatGACCAATGGCCGGCAGCGAGATGAAACTGACTGGAGCGAGATATTCACCAAGGCAGGATTCAGTGACTACAAACTTGTGAAGAAACTGGGAGCTCGAGGTGTCTTTGAGGTCTACCCGTGA